One Photobacterium sp. TY1-4 genomic window carries:
- a CDS encoding DASH family cryptochrome, whose translation MTTGLYLFSNDLRLHDNPALQRAADEVDTLLCVYCLPLSKINRLPYHTNPLGPWRQLFLLQSLADLAQQLTRLGQQLLVVLEHPLNTLPALITQYNVTRLYRSQHAGTYENQSWQTLTERYPYLSFTTTPSHTLFTPEALPFHIEQLPPTFSQFRKRVDELPIRHPLPALTHLPPPPQNLLHFDVLSSLLTHRPSVFHGGEQAALRQLQRYFSSRAPSDYKQTRNALDGWENSTKFSPWLALGCLSARSLIDQLTQFEAQVERNTSTGWIKFELLWREYFQWYAHRYPTRLFAFRGIKRHGPNTSYYAERYRRWCNGNTPYPIVNACMHQLNQTGYMSNRGRQLVASCLVHELSLDWRYGAAYFEQQLLDYDVASNWGNWQYIAGVGADPKEHRHFHLEKQTQRYDPDGTFIRTWKGDQHDGNLDAMDAADWPRL comes from the coding sequence ATGACAACCGGACTCTATCTGTTCTCCAATGATCTGCGACTTCATGACAATCCGGCGCTACAACGGGCAGCCGATGAGGTCGACACCCTGCTGTGTGTTTACTGCCTGCCACTGAGTAAAATCAACCGGCTGCCCTATCACACCAACCCACTCGGCCCCTGGCGCCAGCTGTTTCTCTTACAGTCACTGGCCGATCTGGCGCAGCAACTGACCCGGCTCGGACAGCAACTACTGGTTGTGCTGGAACATCCGCTGAACACGCTTCCGGCACTCATCACCCAATACAACGTCACCCGCCTCTATCGCAGCCAGCATGCCGGTACTTATGAAAACCAAAGCTGGCAAACATTGACCGAACGCTATCCCTACCTGTCATTCACCACCACGCCCAGCCACACGCTCTTCACCCCGGAAGCGCTGCCATTTCACATAGAGCAGCTCCCACCCACTTTCTCGCAGTTTCGCAAGCGGGTTGATGAACTGCCGATCCGGCATCCGCTCCCGGCCCTGACCCATTTACCACCGCCCCCCCAAAATTTGCTGCATTTTGATGTGCTGAGCTCGCTGCTCACCCATCGCCCCTCCGTTTTTCATGGTGGCGAACAAGCAGCCCTCCGGCAACTTCAACGTTACTTTTCCAGCCGGGCCCCCAGTGACTACAAACAAACCCGAAATGCCCTCGACGGCTGGGAGAACTCGACCAAATTCTCACCCTGGCTGGCGCTGGGCTGTCTCTCCGCCCGATCCCTCATCGATCAACTCACCCAGTTCGAGGCCCAGGTTGAGCGCAACACCTCGACCGGCTGGATCAAGTTTGAACTCTTGTGGCGCGAATATTTTCAATGGTATGCCCACCGTTACCCGACCAGGCTGTTTGCCTTTCGCGGCATCAAGCGTCACGGGCCCAACACCAGCTACTATGCCGAGCGTTATCGGCGCTGGTGCAACGGCAATACGCCCTATCCCATCGTCAACGCCTGCATGCACCAACTCAACCAGACCGGATACATGTCAAACCGAGGCAGGCAACTGGTTGCCAGCTGTCTGGTCCATGAGCTGAGTCTGGATTGGCGCTACGGTGCCGCCTACTTTGAACAGCAACTGCTTGATTACGACGTAGCATCAAACTGGGGCAACTGGCAGTACATCGCCGGAGTCGGTGCCGATCCCAAAGAACACCGCCATTTTCATCTGGAAAAACAAACCCAACGCTATGATCCGGATGGCACCTTTATTCGTACATGGAAAGGCGATCAACACGACGGAAATCTGGATGCGATGGATGCTGCGGACTGGCCCCGGCTCTGA
- a CDS encoding DMT family transporter, producing the protein MTTDFRPVLLMLASTFSLSLNGLLAKWLTDSFSIETLGFLRFILPAVIMLAMLKVSGWVAPTRQHWRSIILRSLCVIGTQVCFLIALNTLTLIESVVLFSTGPLFMPLLEKLMLKTPVRPLTLGCLAITFIGVLLQADRSQGIEPRPELLVGLAAGFFNACSQLTLFQGSKSQLPATALNGWCFFMAGLFMLPLTLADVWQHGLPELSATAPENMTLLFLLLLAMSTTNTQLCRAKAYQYAQTGSQLAPLIYTNLAFALLWQLCFFEQQLHGHQISGIALIIIATVLNTFGLGWLQALRRQRPTAHP; encoded by the coding sequence ATGACAACCGATTTCCGGCCGGTCTTATTGATGCTGGCTTCCACATTCAGCCTGTCTCTGAACGGCCTGCTCGCCAAATGGCTAACCGACAGCTTCAGTATTGAAACCCTGGGGTTTCTGCGCTTTATCTTGCCTGCAGTGATCATGCTGGCGATGCTAAAAGTCTCCGGGTGGGTCGCCCCGACCCGGCAACACTGGCGGAGCATTATCCTGCGGTCACTGTGCGTCATCGGCACCCAGGTCTGTTTTTTGATTGCCCTGAACACCTTAACCCTGATCGAAAGCGTGGTGCTGTTCAGTACCGGTCCCCTGTTTATGCCTTTATTAGAAAAGCTGATGTTAAAAACCCCGGTACGACCGCTGACACTCGGCTGCCTGGCCATCACCTTTATCGGCGTCCTGCTTCAGGCGGACAGGTCACAAGGCATCGAGCCTCGCCCGGAACTACTGGTAGGCTTGGCCGCCGGATTCTTTAATGCCTGTTCACAACTCACCCTCTTTCAGGGCAGTAAAAGTCAACTCCCCGCAACAGCTCTCAATGGCTGGTGTTTTTTCATGGCCGGACTCTTCATGCTGCCACTGACGCTGGCAGATGTCTGGCAACATGGTTTACCCGAGCTGTCCGCCACAGCTCCAGAAAACATGACGCTGCTTTTCCTGTTATTGCTGGCGATGAGCACCACCAATACCCAATTGTGTCGGGCCAAAGCCTATCAGTATGCTCAAACCGGCTCCCAACTCGCCCCACTCATTTATACCAACCTGGCTTTCGCCCTGCTCTGGCAACTCTGTTTCTTTGAGCAGCAACTTCACGGGCATCAAATCAGCGGCATTGCGCTGATTATCATCGCCACCGTACTCAATACTTTCGGCCTCGGCTGGTTACAGGCTCTTCGCCGACAAAGGCCAACAGCACACCCGTGA
- a CDS encoding LysR substrate-binding domain-containing protein: MKKLVPLKSIYAFVAVAETGSMTDAAEVLYVSHSAVSQAIKALEAQLNRPLFRRVGRRVELNAAGRKYYRQVAPALSQIVEASESLAREASSNRLTLNMVNSLALHWWIPRVPDFQQVAPQIDVRISTLNHVFDLEQEGVDVALIHGQPEDWPGYHCEKLGDDALIMICSPHLLAQSQEGPEQLLSRYPAIYVTNPRRQDDWQLWCQASEISAPPSQKNLTFSTSVQAVQATIRQLGVLITHQQFVRDEIEQGMLTQVGRAVIHPQRHFYLVCSPDRLKQESIQVLRSWLRGEFARS, from the coding sequence ATGAAAAAGCTTGTTCCTTTAAAGTCCATTTATGCTTTTGTCGCGGTGGCTGAAACCGGCAGTATGACGGACGCGGCCGAGGTGCTGTATGTCAGCCACTCTGCGGTGAGCCAGGCGATCAAGGCGCTGGAAGCGCAACTCAACCGGCCGCTGTTTCGCCGCGTCGGACGCCGGGTCGAGCTGAACGCGGCCGGACGGAAGTACTATCGTCAGGTGGCACCGGCGCTGAGCCAGATTGTCGAAGCCAGTGAGTCGTTGGCCCGGGAAGCAAGTAGCAACCGGTTGACCTTGAATATGGTGAACTCCCTAGCGCTGCACTGGTGGATCCCAAGGGTGCCGGACTTCCAGCAAGTCGCCCCGCAGATTGATGTGCGGATTTCCACCTTGAACCATGTGTTTGATTTAGAACAGGAAGGTGTCGATGTCGCGCTGATCCACGGACAGCCGGAAGATTGGCCGGGTTATCACTGTGAGAAGCTCGGGGATGATGCATTGATTATGATCTGCAGTCCCCATCTGCTGGCCCAGTCACAAGAAGGCCCTGAGCAGCTGTTAAGTCGCTATCCGGCTATTTATGTGACCAATCCCCGAAGGCAAGATGACTGGCAGCTTTGGTGCCAGGCTAGTGAAATTTCAGCTCCTCCTTCACAGAAAAACTTAACATTTAGCACCTCTGTGCAAGCGGTTCAGGCGACCATCCGTCAGTTGGGTGTATTGATCACCCATCAGCAGTTTGTGCGCGATGAAATTGAGCAGGGCATGCTGACTCAGGTGGGGCGCGCTGTGATTCATCCGCAGCGCCATTTTTACCTGGTGTGTTCCCCGGACAGGCTAAAACAAGAAAGTATACAGGTGCTCAGAAGTTGGTTGCGAGGAGAGTTTGCCCGAAGTTAG